From Arcticibacter tournemirensis, one genomic window encodes:
- a CDS encoding glycoside hydrolase family 2 TIM barrel-domain containing protein: MKNYLVQGIFLLCLAASGLRAQQNDWENPALIEQNKEKPHATFMLFNKEQDVKADDYTRSPFYQSLNGKWKFVYVDKYADRLKDFHRTDLDDSHWSELPVPSNWELKGFGIPIYTNITYPHPKNPPYVGEGNPVGTYRKSFTVPASWDGREVMLQFGSITGCAFVYVNGQKVGLTKASKSPAEFNITRYLKKGQNLLAVQVFRWHDGSYLEDQDFWRISGIERDVCLYSLPKLSIWDFFLKGDLDSKYTNGLFTASVDLRQFSGNSIKGGSLSVSVVDKAGKTVYSSQKVVSIGADSIQTINFSGTVSNPLKWSAEHPNLYDCIISLKDNKGTLLGHTGAKIGFRKVEIKDAQLMVNGMPIYVKGANRHEHDDVNGHVPSRELMMKDIMLMKQFNINAVRTSHYPNDPLWYKLCDQYGLYLVDEANIETHGMGAEWQGWFDKSKHPAYLPLWAPAHMDRIHRLVERDKNHPSVIIWSLGNECGNGPVFYEAYKWIKQRDNTRMVQFEQSGESENTDIVCPMYPRVESMKEYANARKSRPYIMCEYSHAMGNSNGNFQEYWDIIYGSKHMQGGFIWDWVDQGMKTTTKDGRTFWAYGGDLGGYHLQNDENFCANGLIAANRTPHPGLYEVKKVYQNILFKDKDVSKGLITVENLFDFTNLDQYNFKWEMYLNGEKVKDGTFSVSLAPHQKKDVKLQVPQFKAAAGSEFFLNVYAYTKSGTEMIPAGHEIAREQFKTAGEYLARASGSVRNDLKIERAGNLLKFTSGAVNGEFNTKEGRFTRFSSGKNGWIISGYPQPYFWRAPTDNDFGSRMPSTLGIWRNAHENAVVRNITVGEQGDSGLPIKVDYELTGIGVPYVVDYLIQNDGSVKVTASIDMTGRDLPELPRFGMRMQLPGQYENLEYYGRGPWENYSDRKTAAFIGRYSDKVSNQYTLNYIRPQEGGYKTDVRWLSLTDADGRGLRIEGEQPICFSAINNLTEDLDPGLTKKQQHPVDIKPRKDVYLNIDLKQRGVGGDDSWGSLPHDQYRLLDKKYSYSYVLMLMDK, encoded by the coding sequence ATGAAAAACTATTTAGTTCAGGGGATCTTCCTTTTATGCCTGGCTGCCAGCGGCCTTCGCGCACAACAAAACGATTGGGAAAATCCTGCCCTGATAGAACAAAACAAAGAAAAACCGCATGCTACATTTATGCTTTTTAACAAGGAGCAGGATGTAAAAGCCGACGACTATACCCGGTCGCCATTTTATCAATCACTAAACGGGAAATGGAAGTTTGTATACGTAGATAAGTATGCAGACCGCCTGAAGGACTTCCACAGGACGGACCTTGACGACTCTCACTGGAGTGAGCTGCCTGTTCCTTCAAACTGGGAGTTGAAGGGCTTCGGCATTCCGATCTATACTAATATTACTTACCCTCACCCGAAGAATCCACCCTATGTTGGGGAGGGTAATCCGGTAGGAACCTACCGCAAATCATTTACTGTTCCGGCAAGCTGGGACGGTCGCGAAGTGATGCTTCAGTTCGGATCAATAACGGGCTGTGCATTTGTCTACGTGAACGGGCAGAAGGTCGGACTGACAAAAGCGTCAAAATCTCCCGCGGAATTTAATATTACCAGGTATCTTAAGAAAGGACAAAACCTTCTTGCAGTGCAGGTTTTCCGCTGGCACGATGGCAGCTATCTTGAAGATCAGGACTTCTGGAGGATCAGCGGTATTGAAAGGGATGTATGTTTGTACTCGCTTCCGAAATTAAGCATCTGGGACTTCTTTTTAAAAGGTGATCTGGATTCTAAATATACCAACGGGTTATTTACCGCTTCAGTTGATCTGAGGCAGTTTTCGGGTAATAGTATTAAAGGAGGAAGCCTGTCTGTTTCGGTGGTAGACAAAGCTGGTAAAACAGTCTATAGCTCTCAAAAGGTTGTATCCATCGGCGCTGATTCTATACAAACCATAAATTTTAGCGGTACTGTCAGCAATCCTTTAAAATGGAGTGCAGAACATCCAAATCTTTATGATTGCATTATTAGCCTTAAAGACAATAAAGGTACCCTCCTGGGTCATACCGGCGCTAAAATAGGATTCCGGAAGGTTGAGATAAAAGATGCGCAACTAATGGTAAATGGAATGCCCATTTATGTTAAGGGGGCCAACAGGCATGAGCATGATGATGTGAACGGACATGTTCCTTCGAGGGAGCTAATGATGAAAGACATCATGCTGATGAAGCAGTTCAATATCAATGCCGTGCGTACCAGCCATTATCCCAACGATCCGCTGTGGTATAAGCTATGTGATCAGTATGGCCTCTATCTCGTGGATGAAGCAAATATCGAAACCCATGGAATGGGCGCTGAATGGCAAGGCTGGTTTGATAAGTCGAAACACCCGGCATATTTGCCGTTATGGGCTCCTGCACATATGGATCGCATTCATCGTTTGGTGGAAAGAGATAAAAATCACCCTTCTGTGATCATTTGGTCGCTGGGTAACGAATGCGGTAACGGCCCCGTATTTTATGAAGCCTATAAATGGATCAAGCAAAGGGACAATACACGGATGGTACAATTCGAGCAGTCAGGCGAGAGCGAGAATACCGATATCGTTTGTCCGATGTACCCCCGCGTAGAATCAATGAAAGAATATGCGAATGCACGGAAATCAAGACCATATATCATGTGCGAATATTCCCATGCGATGGGTAACAGCAACGGCAATTTTCAGGAATACTGGGATATCATCTACGGCAGTAAGCATATGCAGGGAGGCTTCATTTGGGACTGGGTAGATCAGGGTATGAAAACCACAACAAAAGACGGTCGTACCTTCTGGGCCTATGGCGGGGATCTGGGGGGATATCATCTTCAGAATGACGAGAACTTCTGTGCTAACGGTCTGATAGCAGCCAACAGAACACCTCATCCCGGACTGTATGAAGTGAAGAAAGTATATCAGAACATTCTGTTTAAAGACAAAGATGTTTCCAAAGGGCTTATCACGGTAGAAAACCTCTTCGATTTCACAAATCTCGATCAGTATAATTTCAAATGGGAGATGTACCTTAACGGTGAGAAAGTAAAAGACGGTACATTTTCTGTAAGCCTCGCACCTCACCAAAAGAAAGATGTGAAATTACAGGTGCCACAATTTAAGGCAGCTGCCGGAAGTGAATTCTTTCTGAATGTTTACGCCTATACGAAGTCGGGCACGGAGATGATTCCTGCAGGACACGAAATTGCGAGAGAGCAGTTTAAAACAGCCGGCGAGTATTTGGCCCGCGCCTCAGGTTCTGTCAGAAATGATCTTAAGATTGAAAGGGCCGGTAACCTGCTTAAATTTACTTCAGGAGCGGTAAACGGCGAGTTTAATACTAAAGAAGGTAGATTCACCCGCTTCTCTTCGGGGAAGAACGGATGGATCATAAGCGGATACCCTCAGCCGTATTTTTGGAGGGCACCAACAGATAACGATTTTGGAAGCAGGATGCCTTCTACACTGGGCATCTGGAGGAACGCACATGAAAATGCTGTTGTCAGAAATATCACTGTAGGAGAACAGGGAGATTCGGGTTTACCCATCAAAGTGGATTATGAACTGACCGGTATCGGCGTACCATATGTGGTAGATTACCTGATACAAAATGACGGATCAGTAAAAGTAACAGCTTCAATAGATATGACTGGCCGCGACCTTCCTGAATTGCCTCGATTCGGTATGCGGATGCAGCTGCCGGGACAGTATGAGAACCTTGAATACTATGGCCGCGGCCCCTGGGAAAATTATAGTGACCGGAAAACAGCGGCTTTCATTGGAAGATATAGCGATAAAGTAAGCAACCAGTACACTTTAAACTATATTCGGCCACAGGAAGGTGGTTATAAAACCGACGTGCGCTGGTTAAGCCTTACGGATGCCGATGGAAGAGGACTTAGGATT
- a CDS encoding S9 family peptidase: MNFVYKTSETGMLKKFASRGYLIVLLILVTAHVSGQARQETQWTSDGYSYYKLEKGAIIQTDSRTGVNTEVVSTKMLTMPGSSTAIPVRRFMFSADRQKLLIMNNTKRVWRYDTKGDYYLYDLKTGTLKQLGKRLPSSSLMYAKISPDGTKAAYVSAHNLYVEDLQTSKVSQLTFDGTDRVINGTFDWVYEEEFGCRDGFRWSPDSKKLAYWQIDASNIRNYLMINTTDSVYSFTVPVEYPKAGEDPSSCRIAVIAADGGKPVWMNVPGDAVQHYIPRMEWAYNSNELIIQQLNRKQNESRVMLCNAGSGAVKTIYTEKDNAWIDIKSRWNDDDPSGWEWISGGKEFLWVSEKDGWRHIYRIDRNGKEVLVTKGNYDISSINLIDEKGGYIYFDASPSNATQAYLYRVPISGKKQAERITPALYSGTNSYLISPNGKVAFHRFSSSLVSPASERVDLPSHKTIGAKMPLDSLKNNRAEFFKVKTAEGVVMDGWMVKPASFDPSKRYPVVFYVYGEPAGQTVTDSYGTGFNRLYEGDMANDGYIYMSVENRGAPAPKGREWRKSIYKNIGILNIRDQAMAAKEILKWPFVDSSRVAVWGWSGGGSSTLNLLFQYPEIYKTGIAVAAVASQLSYDNIYQERYMGNPKEDKKPFIDGSPISHVQNLRGNLLYIHGTGDDNVHYQNAELLINELIKYNKQFQLMSYPNRTHSISEGEGTREHLSGLFTNFLKSHCPPGGR; the protein is encoded by the coding sequence ATGAATTTTGTTTACAAAACTTCTGAAACAGGGATGCTGAAAAAGTTTGCCTCCCGGGGATATCTTATTGTACTTTTAATTCTGGTCACCGCTCACGTCTCTGGCCAGGCTCGTCAGGAGACTCAATGGACATCAGACGGCTATTCCTACTATAAGCTTGAAAAAGGCGCTATCATTCAAACCGACAGCAGAACAGGTGTTAACACGGAAGTTGTAAGTACTAAAATGCTTACCATGCCCGGAAGCAGCACCGCTATTCCTGTCCGTCGTTTTATGTTCTCTGCCGACCGGCAAAAGCTTCTTATCATGAATAACACCAAAAGAGTATGGCGTTATGATACAAAGGGCGACTATTATCTGTATGACCTGAAAACCGGTACGTTGAAGCAATTAGGCAAGAGGTTGCCGTCTTCCTCACTTATGTATGCAAAAATCTCTCCCGACGGAACGAAAGCGGCTTATGTAAGCGCTCATAATCTCTATGTGGAGGATTTGCAGACCAGTAAGGTTAGCCAGCTCACTTTTGATGGGACGGATCGTGTAATTAATGGAACATTTGACTGGGTGTATGAAGAAGAATTTGGCTGCAGGGACGGCTTCCGTTGGTCGCCCGACAGCAAGAAACTGGCTTACTGGCAGATTGATGCGTCAAATATCCGCAATTACCTGATGATTAACACTACCGACTCAGTGTATTCATTTACCGTTCCGGTAGAATATCCGAAAGCAGGTGAAGATCCCAGCTCCTGCAGGATCGCAGTTATCGCCGCCGATGGGGGAAAACCGGTATGGATGAATGTACCAGGAGACGCCGTGCAGCATTACATTCCACGTATGGAATGGGCTTATAATTCGAATGAACTGATCATCCAGCAACTTAACCGGAAACAGAATGAAAGCCGGGTGATGTTATGTAATGCAGGTTCAGGAGCAGTAAAAACGATATATACAGAAAAGGATAATGCATGGATCGACATCAAATCAAGGTGGAATGACGACGACCCCTCAGGCTGGGAATGGATCAGCGGCGGCAAAGAATTCCTCTGGGTAAGCGAGAAGGACGGGTGGCGCCATATTTACAGGATTGACAGGAACGGAAAAGAGGTACTTGTCACAAAAGGAAATTATGACATCTCTTCAATTAACCTCATCGATGAAAAAGGTGGTTACATTTATTTCGATGCATCACCCTCGAACGCCACTCAGGCGTATTTATACAGGGTTCCGATCTCTGGTAAAAAACAAGCTGAACGAATCACTCCAGCTTTATATTCGGGTACAAACAGTTATCTGATATCGCCAAATGGAAAAGTGGCTTTTCACCGTTTTTCAAGCAGTTTAGTTTCTCCCGCCTCCGAACGGGTAGATCTCCCTTCCCATAAGACGATAGGTGCTAAGATGCCTCTGGATTCGCTGAAGAATAACAGGGCTGAGTTCTTTAAGGTTAAAACAGCTGAAGGTGTGGTTATGGACGGATGGATGGTGAAACCTGCCAGCTTCGATCCTTCGAAACGATATCCGGTTGTGTTTTATGTCTACGGCGAACCTGCTGGTCAAACCGTTACCGATTCTTACGGCACAGGATTTAACAGGCTCTATGAGGGCGATATGGCTAACGACGGTTATATTTACATGTCTGTTGAAAACAGGGGTGCACCGGCACCGAAAGGCCGGGAATGGCGTAAATCGATATATAAGAACATCGGGATACTGAACATCAGGGACCAGGCTATGGCTGCAAAAGAAATACTCAAATGGCCGTTTGTCGATTCGTCGAGGGTTGCAGTATGGGGCTGGAGCGGCGGAGGCTCCTCAACGCTTAACCTGCTGTTTCAATACCCTGAAATTTATAAAACAGGTATAGCAGTGGCTGCTGTTGCTAGTCAGCTCAGTTACGACAACATCTACCAGGAGCGGTATATGGGCAATCCCAAAGAGGACAAAAAACCGTTTATTGATGGCTCGCCGATCAGCCACGTTCAGAATCTTCGCGGCAACCTGTTATACATACACGGGACGGGGGATGATAACGTACATTATCAAAATGCCGAATTACTGATTAATGAATTAATAAAATACAATAAGCAGTTTCAACTGATGTCTTACCCCAACAGAACTCACTCCATCTCCGAAGGTGAGGGTACCAGGGAGCATCTTTCGGGCTTGTTTACGAACTTCCTGAAGTCGCATTGTCCTCCGGGGGGCAGGTAG
- a CDS encoding AraC family transcriptional regulator, whose amino-acid sequence MKVLQFTIPVAHDKSVIVQQDHLPHFYPYLHRHTEAQIAWIQEGEGTLVVGNNMHSFKSGEVYFLGPNQPHLFKSNPEYFTERNGKTIKALMLFFNPMGPLASLFGLPEMKSLKFFIDQHAQGFKLPSMYYDDVSQLMLEIKKSSGPDQLMQFFLLLKFMNKMRIKLNPLSSFGHATTFSENEGIRISNIYNYILQRYHEDITLEDVANAAHMTPQAFCRYFKKHTGHTFISFLNETRINEACKKLTGGRFDSISAVAYTCGFNSITNFNRVFKSIIGNSPREYLDNYLKNVG is encoded by the coding sequence ATGAAAGTATTACAATTTACCATTCCAGTCGCACACGACAAGAGTGTGATTGTTCAGCAGGATCATCTTCCTCATTTCTATCCCTATCTTCACCGGCATACAGAAGCGCAAATTGCCTGGATCCAGGAAGGAGAGGGCACTCTGGTCGTTGGAAACAATATGCACAGTTTTAAATCGGGAGAGGTGTATTTCCTTGGGCCTAATCAGCCACATTTGTTTAAAAGTAATCCCGAATACTTTACCGAGAGGAACGGCAAAACGATAAAGGCCCTGATGTTATTTTTTAATCCAATGGGGCCGCTGGCTTCTCTTTTTGGCCTTCCTGAAATGAAATCGCTAAAGTTCTTTATTGATCAGCATGCGCAGGGATTTAAGTTACCCTCAATGTATTACGACGATGTATCTCAATTGATGCTTGAAATAAAAAAATCTTCTGGTCCGGATCAGTTGATGCAGTTTTTCCTTCTGCTGAAATTCATGAACAAGATGCGAATCAAGCTTAATCCTCTATCATCTTTCGGCCATGCAACTACATTCAGTGAGAACGAAGGAATACGTATCAGCAATATTTATAACTACATTTTACAGCGTTATCATGAAGATATAACTCTTGAGGATGTTGCGAATGCCGCTCACATGACTCCCCAGGCATTTTGCAGGTATTTTAAGAAACATACCGGGCATACCTTTATCTCATTTCTAAACGAAACCCGTATTAACGAAGCCTGCAAAAAACTCACTGGCGGCAGGTTTGATAGCATCTCTGCTGTGGCATACACCTGCGGTTTTAATAGTATTACAAATTTTAACAGGGTTTTTAAAAGTATTATCGGAAATTCGCCCCGGGAATACTTAGATAACTATTTAAAAAACGTTGGTTAA
- a CDS encoding NAD(P)/FAD-dependent oxidoreductase: MASVIIIGGGIIGLCSAKFLNEAGFDVTILEKGDLTDSCSFGNAGMIVPSHFIPLAAPGMVQQGIKWMFNSKSPFYVKPSLSADLLSWGIKFLKNANAGHVERSAVPLRDISLLSKKLYEEMDSQKAFEFGFVKKGILMFYKTEKAAEEEAHVVDKARELGIDMEVLSAAECRALQPDLNIDVLGAVHYRCDAHIYPNQFINGLVDLLESRGVKILRNREVNKIEVSGNNLNCVYTGNEKWTADQYVIAGGSWSPSIAGLAGLKVPLLAGKGYSFMVKEPENRMKIPALLAEARVAVTPMNGSIRYGGTMEIGKINNHININRVKGIVESVPRYFPDLKPDVPAEKDIWFGFRPSSPDGLPYIGRSRKYSNLTIATGHGMMGLSLGPATGRLVSQVLLGVKPDISLSAFSPDRFF; this comes from the coding sequence ATGGCGAGTGTAATTATTATAGGAGGAGGAATTATAGGTCTTTGTTCTGCAAAATTTTTGAATGAAGCGGGCTTTGATGTTACCATTCTCGAAAAAGGCGATTTAACGGATAGCTGCTCATTTGGAAATGCGGGCATGATCGTTCCAAGCCATTTTATTCCGCTCGCTGCCCCGGGCATGGTTCAGCAGGGCATAAAGTGGATGTTTAACAGTAAGAGTCCTTTTTATGTGAAACCTTCGCTCAGCGCCGACCTTCTGTCGTGGGGAATAAAGTTCTTAAAAAACGCCAATGCCGGTCATGTTGAACGGTCGGCAGTTCCGCTCCGCGACATCTCTCTGTTAAGTAAAAAGTTATACGAAGAGATGGATAGTCAGAAGGCATTCGAGTTCGGGTTTGTAAAGAAGGGGATCCTTATGTTCTATAAAACAGAGAAGGCAGCTGAGGAAGAAGCGCATGTGGTAGATAAAGCGAGAGAGCTGGGTATTGATATGGAAGTGCTTTCTGCCGCAGAATGCCGGGCTTTGCAACCTGATCTGAATATAGATGTTCTCGGAGCTGTCCATTACCGTTGCGATGCCCACATTTATCCCAATCAGTTCATCAACGGACTTGTTGACCTTCTTGAATCACGTGGCGTGAAGATCCTAAGGAACAGAGAGGTAAATAAGATCGAAGTCTCCGGGAACAACCTGAACTGTGTTTATACAGGAAACGAAAAATGGACAGCAGACCAGTATGTTATTGCTGGTGGTTCATGGTCGCCGTCAATTGCGGGGCTGGCGGGATTGAAAGTTCCCTTGCTTGCAGGTAAAGGATATTCCTTTATGGTAAAAGAACCCGAAAATCGAATGAAGATCCCTGCACTGCTCGCTGAAGCACGGGTTGCGGTAACACCAATGAACGGCAGTATTCGGTATGGCGGTACCATGGAAATAGGGAAGATTAATAATCATATCAATATCAACAGGGTTAAAGGCATCGTTGAGTCTGTCCCCAGGTATTTTCCCGATCTGAAACCCGATGTTCCAGCGGAAAAAGATATCTGGTTTGGTTTCAGGCCCTCATCTCCGGATGGCTTACCTTATATCGGGCGTAGCAGAAAATATTCTAACCTCACAATAGCAACAGGGCATGGAATGATGGGGTTGAGTCTGGGACCTGCCACAGGTCGCCTTGTAAGCCAGGTACTGCTTGGGGTGAAACCAGATATCTCCCTGTCGGCATTCTCCCCGGATCGCTTTTTTTAG
- a CDS encoding 4-hydroxyproline epimerase codes for MAVKTFFCIDAHTCGNPVRLVAGGGPILKGDSMSEKRQHFLKEYDWIRTGLMFEPRGHDMMSGSILYPPHNPENDVAVLFIETSGCLPMCGHGTIGTITIAIEEGLLQPKVPGIVRMEAPAGLVLIEYKQEGHKVTSVKLRNVPAYLAAEGIEVECPDLGMLTIDVAYGGNYYAIVDPQPNFKGLENYSAGQLISWSRELRKRINQEYRFVHPEDPTINTCTHILWAGATLSPEATARNAVFYGDKAIDRSPCGTGTSARMAQWFAKGKLKQGESFVHESIIGSKFTGIVEDVVALGDYKAIIPSVEGWARIYGYNTIKIDDDDPYAHGFQVI; via the coding sequence ATGGCGGTTAAAACTTTTTTTTGTATTGATGCTCATACCTGCGGAAACCCGGTACGCCTGGTAGCCGGCGGTGGCCCTATCCTTAAAGGCGACAGCATGAGCGAGAAGCGTCAGCATTTTTTAAAAGAATACGACTGGATAAGAACCGGACTGATGTTTGAACCTCGTGGTCATGATATGATGTCGGGGAGCATTCTTTATCCGCCGCATAATCCTGAGAACGACGTTGCTGTGCTGTTTATCGAAACCAGCGGATGCCTGCCAATGTGCGGCCATGGTACAATAGGCACCATTACCATTGCCATAGAAGAGGGCCTTTTGCAACCGAAAGTGCCGGGCATTGTAAGGATGGAAGCTCCTGCAGGACTGGTGCTGATCGAGTACAAGCAGGAGGGGCACAAGGTAACATCTGTTAAATTACGTAATGTTCCGGCTTATCTTGCTGCCGAAGGTATAGAGGTTGAATGTCCCGATCTTGGTATGTTAACTATCGACGTTGCTTATGGCGGCAACTACTACGCCATCGTTGATCCGCAGCCAAATTTTAAAGGGCTGGAAAACTATAGTGCAGGACAGCTGATCAGCTGGAGCCGTGAGCTCAGAAAACGGATCAACCAGGAGTATCGCTTTGTTCATCCGGAAGATCCGACTATAAATACCTGCACTCATATTCTTTGGGCGGGAGCTACGTTGTCTCCTGAAGCGACGGCCCGAAATGCGGTGTTTTATGGGGATAAGGCCATCGACCGCTCTCCCTGCGGCACCGGCACTTCAGCACGTATGGCTCAGTGGTTTGCTAAAGGTAAATTGAAGCAAGGCGAATCATTCGTTCACGAAAGTATCATTGGAAGCAAGTTTACCGGAATTGTGGAAGATGTTGTAGCACTTGGCGACTATAAGGCAATTATTCCTTCGGTAGAAGGCTGGGCAAGAATATATGGATATAACACCATCAAAATAGACGATGACGATCCTTACGCTCATGGATTTCAGGTTATTTAA
- a CDS encoding aldehyde dehydrogenase (NADP(+)) → MDGRNIVAGNYVNFETETFKAINPANGGELEGVFFKAGDTAVSDALAAASQAFQISREIPAAQRAAFLRAIASEITSLAPALTERAAAESGLPLGRLSGETGRTTSQLNMFADLVEEGSWVDAVIDTAMPDRVPLPRPDIRKMLVPLGPVVVFGASNFPLAFSVAGGDTASAFAAGCPVIVKAHPAHPGTSALVGQAILAAVKRTGMPEGIFSLLYDNGYSVGEQLVRHPETKAVTFTGSFKGGMALVKIAQEREVPIPVFAEMGSINPVVFLPEAIKERASDLAMKYAASITLGAGQFCTNPGLLLAVKNPALDFFISELSEAIKKVQPAVMLTPGICSNYKKLSEEALAAPGVTLLARSEGLPESGGYSSVPVFAKVSAADFIANPRLREEVFGPFSLLVIAEGQEELEKVVDTLGGQLTITVMAEPSELLAYRGFIYDLGAKAGRLILNGVPTGVEVCPAMQHGGPFPSTNDSRFTSVGTSAIYRFVRPLSWQDWPDELLPAELKSDNPSGIWRKVNNKWTKE, encoded by the coding sequence ATGGACGGAAGAAATATAGTTGCTGGCAACTATGTAAATTTTGAGACGGAAACATTTAAAGCTATAAACCCTGCGAATGGTGGGGAATTGGAGGGCGTATTCTTCAAAGCCGGAGACACGGCGGTGTCCGATGCCCTGGCGGCCGCCAGCCAGGCCTTTCAAATAAGTCGTGAGATTCCGGCAGCGCAACGGGCGGCTTTTTTAAGGGCGATTGCTTCGGAGATAACCTCATTGGCGCCCGCGCTGACCGAAAGGGCGGCTGCGGAAAGTGGATTACCACTGGGGCGGCTCAGCGGAGAAACCGGAAGGACTACTTCGCAGCTGAATATGTTTGCTGATCTCGTAGAAGAAGGGTCGTGGGTTGATGCTGTCATTGATACTGCCATGCCTGATCGGGTTCCTTTACCCAGGCCTGACATCAGGAAGATGCTGGTCCCCCTGGGACCTGTTGTCGTCTTTGGTGCGAGTAATTTTCCTCTGGCTTTTTCCGTGGCAGGAGGAGACACTGCCTCTGCCTTTGCTGCTGGCTGCCCGGTCATAGTGAAAGCCCATCCGGCTCATCCTGGTACCAGCGCGCTCGTAGGCCAGGCTATCCTGGCTGCAGTAAAAAGGACTGGAATGCCCGAAGGTATTTTTTCACTTTTGTATGATAACGGATATTCTGTAGGCGAACAACTCGTGCGGCATCCCGAAACCAAAGCTGTTACTTTTACCGGTTCGTTTAAGGGTGGAATGGCACTCGTGAAGATAGCACAGGAACGCGAGGTGCCGATCCCTGTGTTTGCAGAAATGGGAAGTATAAACCCCGTGGTTTTTTTACCGGAAGCAATAAAAGAAAGGGCCAGCGATCTTGCGATGAAGTATGCGGCGTCCATCACCCTGGGGGCCGGGCAGTTTTGTACCAATCCGGGCCTCCTTTTGGCTGTGAAGAATCCAGCGCTGGACTTCTTTATTTCAGAGTTATCTGAAGCGATAAAAAAAGTACAGCCCGCTGTGATGCTCACTCCGGGGATCTGCAGTAATTATAAAAAGCTTTCTGAAGAGGCCTTAGCGGCTCCTGGGGTTACGCTCCTGGCGCGATCTGAGGGCTTACCGGAATCTGGGGGTTATTCGTCCGTTCCTGTGTTCGCAAAGGTTTCGGCTGCCGATTTTATCGCAAATCCCCGGTTAAGGGAAGAAGTGTTTGGCCCGTTTTCTTTACTGGTGATTGCGGAGGGGCAGGAGGAACTTGAAAAAGTGGTCGACACTTTGGGTGGGCAGCTTACTATCACTGTGATGGCCGAACCTTCAGAACTCTTAGCATACCGCGGTTTTATTTACGACCTTGGCGCAAAGGCAGGAAGGCTTATACTAAACGGCGTTCCCACGGGCGTTGAGGTCTGCCCGGCAATGCAGCATGGGGGGCCATTTCCCTCAACCAACGACAGCAGGTTTACATCGGTAGGCACTTCGGCTATTTATCGGTTTGTACGCCCCCTGAGCTGGCAGGACTGGCCCGACGAATTGTTGCCTGCTGAACTGAAGAGTGATAATCCCTCAGGAATCTGGAGGAAGGTTAATAATAAATGGACTAAAGAATAA
- a CDS encoding dihydrodipicolinate synthase family protein: MKVEWKGVYPAITTKFTLDDELDFDAYDKNIVAQLEAGIDGLVLGGSLGEASVLTDDEKFGLLQHTRKLVDNKIPLVLNIAEQATKVAVNIARRAEDLGADALMLLPPMRYKADDHETIVYFKEIAKETSLPIMIYNNPIDYKINITLDMFEELAECSNIEAVKESTRDITNVTRMINRFGDRYKILCGVDPLALESLVMGADGWVAGLVDAFPKETVAIFRLVKAGRIDEALNIYRWFLPVLELDIHPKLVQYIKLAEVMTGIGTETVRAPRLSIEGAEREKVLNIINKALAVRPELPEGSWGRQPVTA; this comes from the coding sequence ATGAAAGTAGAATGGAAAGGAGTTTATCCTGCAATAACCACTAAATTTACCTTAGATGATGAACTGGACTTTGATGCATATGACAAGAATATTGTTGCGCAGCTTGAGGCTGGGATAGACGGACTGGTTCTGGGCGGCTCGTTAGGAGAAGCAAGTGTATTGACTGACGATGAAAAGTTCGGATTGTTGCAACATACCAGGAAGCTGGTTGATAATAAGATTCCTCTGGTATTAAATATAGCAGAACAGGCTACCAAAGTAGCTGTAAATATAGCCAGGCGAGCTGAAGATTTAGGCGCGGATGCATTGATGCTGCTTCCCCCTATGCGATATAAAGCCGACGATCACGAAACAATAGTTTATTTTAAGGAAATAGCGAAGGAAACGTCTTTGCCAATCATGATCTACAATAATCCGATAGATTATAAGATTAATATTACATTAGACATGTTTGAAGAACTTGCAGAATGTAGTAATATTGAAGCTGTAAAGGAATCGACAAGGGATATCACTAATGTCACCCGTATGATTAACAGGTTTGGCGACCGTTATAAAATATTATGTGGTGTTGATCCCCTTGCTCTGGAAAGCCTGGTGATGGGGGCTGATGGATGGGTTGCCGGACTTGTTGATGCCTTTCCAAAAGAAACAGTTGCGATATTCCGCCTGGTAAAAGCCGGAAGAATAGACGAGGCGCTTAACATCTACCGTTGGTTCCTGCCGGTTTTAGAGCTTGATATCCACCCGAAACTTGTACAGTATATCAAGCTCGCCGAAGTAATGACAGGCATAGGCACAGAAACTGTAAGGGCGCCAAGGCTGTCTATCGAAGGTGCTGAAAGGGAAAAAGTATTGAATATAATCAACAAGGCTCTCGCTGTTCGTCCCGAATTGCCTGAAGGCAGCTGGGGCAGGCAGCCGGTAACCGCTTAA